Proteins co-encoded in one Dyadobacter sp. CECT 9275 genomic window:
- a CDS encoding NUDIX hydrolase, translated as MTEKLTDSHKYNLWTKRLIANGMDIHQIDELYTRRTGKGDVLFSLVYTDASTPEGYKIPPICFIKGEVVCVLICFIDIETREKFLLLVQQRRICDGSLTFEHPAGMLDSESDAAAVAAREVWEETGIEIAKESLIQLGKEPCYPSTGTSDEAMYFFYCEIELTGEEIRGYHNQAQGLLSDHEYINTYVAPFAEGHKLITNSNGLLLNFLYLKDVADWELLKAL; from the coding sequence ATGACTGAAAAGCTTACCGATTCGCATAAGTACAACCTCTGGACAAAAAGGCTGATCGCCAACGGAATGGATATTCATCAGATAGATGAGCTCTATACGCGCAGAACCGGTAAAGGAGATGTACTCTTCTCCCTGGTATATACCGATGCCAGCACGCCGGAAGGATATAAAATCCCACCAATTTGTTTCATCAAGGGAGAGGTAGTATGTGTTCTCATCTGCTTTATTGACATAGAAACAAGGGAAAAATTCCTGCTGCTGGTTCAGCAACGCAGAATCTGCGACGGCTCGCTTACTTTTGAACATCCCGCCGGAATGCTCGACAGCGAAAGTGACGCAGCTGCGGTAGCAGCAAGGGAAGTATGGGAAGAAACCGGCATTGAAATCGCAAAGGAAAGCCTGATTCAATTGGGAAAAGAGCCCTGTTATCCCTCAACCGGTACCAGCGACGAAGCGATGTACTTCTTCTACTGTGAAATCGAACTGACAGGCGAAGAGATCCGTGGTTATCATAACCAGGCTCAAGGGCTTTTATCGGATCATGAATACATCAATACCTACGTGGCCCCCTTTGCCGAAGGCCACAAGCTTATCACCAACAGCAATGGTTTATTGCTCAACTTCCTGTATCTTAAAGATGTAGCCGACTGGGAGCTTTTGAAAGCACTATAG
- the istB gene encoding IS21-like element helper ATPase IstB, translating into MNTQMTLEQLNTLKLTGMAKRYQAALALPSHQQEDAHSLLALLCQAEMEYRNHYRTERLLKNSKLRYNAILEEVVCTPERGLSREMLMRLSDGMFIEKGENVLITGATGTGKSYLACALGRSCCLLGYKTLYFAMNKFLETLIQAKLDGSYLKWIKNIASHQVLILDDFGLKPLTHDARLALLDILEDRYGKCATIITSQLPLDSWYAFINEPTVADAILDRLTASANKIDLLGRSLRRRK; encoded by the coding sequence ATGAACACCCAAATGACACTGGAACAGTTGAACACCCTCAAACTTACGGGTATGGCCAAACGCTATCAGGCTGCACTCGCACTTCCCTCACACCAACAAGAGGATGCACATTCGCTACTTGCTTTGCTCTGTCAGGCTGAGATGGAATACCGTAACCACTACCGAACAGAGCGACTGCTAAAAAACAGCAAGCTCCGGTATAATGCAATTTTAGAAGAAGTTGTTTGCACCCCCGAAAGGGGGTTGTCCAGAGAAATGCTGATGCGTCTTTCAGACGGAATGTTTATCGAAAAGGGAGAAAACGTCTTAATCACCGGCGCTACCGGGACCGGTAAAAGCTACCTTGCCTGCGCCTTAGGGCGCAGCTGCTGTCTACTTGGCTATAAAACCCTGTACTTTGCAATGAACAAGTTCCTGGAAACACTCATTCAGGCCAAACTGGATGGCTCTTACCTCAAATGGATCAAGAATATCGCCAGCCACCAGGTCTTAATCCTTGACGATTTTGGCTTAAAACCGCTTACCCATGACGCCAGACTCGCCTTGCTGGACATCCTTGAAGACAGGTATGGAAAGTGTGCCACCATAATCACCTCTCAGCTTCCACTCGACAGTTGGTATGCATTCATAAACGAGCCCACCGTCGCTGATGCGATCCTTGACAGATTGACAGCTTCGGCTAATAAAATCGATCTTTTAGGCCGCTCCTTGAGAAGAAGAAAATAA
- a CDS encoding NADP-dependent isocitrate dehydrogenase yields MTTITVAKGDGIGPEIMDATLKIILAAGARIEIEEITVGEAVYLAGNTAGITPEAWEAIRRNKIFLKAPITTPQGGGYKSLNVTTRKFLGLYSNVRPCISLHPFVSTKHPAMDLVIVRENEEDLYAGIEHQQTDEVVQCLKLISRPGCEKIIRYAFEYARQQGRKKVTCFTKDNIMKQTDGLFHRVFDEIATEYPDIENEHWIIDIGAAKLADTPQVFDVLVMPNLYGDVLSDVAAQIAGSVGLAGSANIGEECAMFEAIHGSAPRRAGQNMANPSGLLQGAIMMLNHISQTDIAEKVQNAWLKTIEDGIHTYDIFKEGTSKVQVGTSEFADAVIANIGKKPSKLKPVAYTKNVTITLPRYKRKPQAKKELIGVDVFVHWDGSDPNELAQQVQKLDAQDISLRMITNRGIKVWPNGFKETFCTDHWRCRFQHKSGQVIDKAVVVRLLSKCLEENIDAIKTENLYAFDGKPGFSLGQGQ; encoded by the coding sequence ATGACAACAATTACAGTAGCAAAAGGTGATGGGATCGGCCCGGAAATCATGGATGCCACCCTTAAAATTATTTTGGCCGCAGGAGCCCGAATAGAAATTGAAGAAATTACGGTTGGAGAGGCCGTGTACCTGGCTGGGAACACCGCCGGGATAACACCTGAGGCATGGGAGGCTATCCGACGTAATAAGATTTTTTTGAAAGCCCCCATTACTACGCCTCAAGGCGGGGGGTATAAAAGCTTAAATGTGACGACTCGTAAATTTTTAGGACTTTATTCAAATGTAAGGCCCTGCATTAGCCTTCATCCTTTTGTAAGTACAAAGCACCCAGCAATGGATCTTGTAATAGTACGTGAAAACGAGGAAGACCTATATGCAGGTATCGAGCATCAGCAAACAGATGAAGTAGTACAATGCCTCAAATTGATCAGCCGACCGGGATGTGAAAAAATCATTCGTTATGCATTTGAATACGCCCGGCAACAGGGAAGAAAAAAAGTCACCTGCTTTACAAAAGACAACATTATGAAACAAACAGATGGTCTGTTCCACCGTGTCTTTGACGAGATCGCGACAGAATACCCCGATATTGAGAATGAGCACTGGATCATTGATATCGGAGCAGCAAAACTGGCAGATACTCCACAGGTTTTCGATGTGCTGGTCATGCCAAACCTCTACGGTGATGTACTTAGCGACGTGGCAGCGCAGATAGCCGGATCAGTTGGACTGGCCGGTTCCGCTAATATTGGGGAAGAATGCGCAATGTTTGAAGCGATCCATGGTTCGGCACCAAGAAGAGCTGGCCAAAATATGGCAAATCCATCGGGACTCCTGCAAGGAGCAATCATGATGCTGAATCACATAAGCCAGACAGACATAGCCGAAAAGGTACAAAACGCATGGCTGAAAACGATTGAGGATGGAATCCATACCTATGACATATTTAAAGAGGGAACCAGCAAAGTGCAAGTCGGAACCAGTGAATTTGCAGATGCAGTCATCGCAAACATTGGGAAAAAACCATCAAAATTAAAACCGGTTGCATACACGAAGAATGTAACAATTACACTTCCGCGTTATAAGCGAAAACCACAAGCCAAAAAGGAATTGATTGGTGTGGATGTATTTGTCCACTGGGATGGATCAGACCCGAACGAACTCGCACAGCAGGTCCAGAAATTAGATGCACAAGACATTAGCCTGCGCATGATCACCAACCGGGGCATAAAAGTTTGGCCGAACGGGTTTAAGGAAACGTTTTGTACGGACCATTGGCGATGCCGGTTTCAGCACAAGTCGGGGCAAGTCATTGACAAAGCCGTTGTAGTTAGGCTTCTGTCCAAATGCCTGGAAGAAAACATTGATGCAATAAAGACCGAAAACCTCTATGCATTCGACGGGAAGCCAGGGTTTTCCTTAGGGCAAGGACAGTAA
- a CDS encoding sensor histidine kinase, with translation MAEAFLLESNLAQSRVYFDSLNLLSLKHPKDPGVSINIMTTELAYADFYLQKKQPDLAYVYILRANHIDRKLLGDIDRIQLDLMTGKMLVEQKEYAKALPLLESSATVGYEIGPEVYLSLLQTLSLCYSRLNRWQDAYLTLERYVPLRDSLYLESSKKSIADAEGKYQNKAKQQQIDEQKSELEFVRKQRLWLTAAALMFILIAALLIVIYRNKQKSAANLNAKNIELGRVIVALEEANKTKAKLFGILSHDLRSPISQVYQFLKLQKLNPGLLTEIQKKELSHKIETATASLLETMEELLVWSKTQMNSFNFDIRPVEVFSLVKNSLNLLQLNIEANQTIIENAIPEDLIIQTDEYFLQTILRNLLQNAIKASGENGEIHISYQEESSGSAIVIANTGNEFSQDDYESALVMDLLHQGLNGLGLKLVDELSVRIGARVSFSRLNSRTLATILFPN, from the coding sequence ATGGCCGAAGCTTTCCTTTTGGAATCAAACCTCGCTCAGTCCAGAGTCTATTTTGATAGTCTAAATCTTTTATCCTTAAAACATCCGAAAGATCCTGGGGTCAGCATAAATATCATGACTACGGAATTGGCGTATGCAGACTTTTATTTACAGAAGAAACAACCTGATCTGGCGTATGTCTACATTTTGAGGGCAAATCATATTGACCGGAAACTTTTGGGCGATATTGACCGGATCCAACTTGACCTAATGACGGGAAAAATGCTCGTGGAACAAAAAGAATATGCGAAAGCATTGCCACTTCTCGAATCGTCGGCAACTGTCGGATACGAAATTGGTCCAGAGGTATATTTGTCTTTGTTGCAGACCCTATCACTTTGCTATTCCAGATTGAATCGCTGGCAGGACGCCTACCTTACTCTTGAGCGATATGTTCCTTTGAGAGACTCTCTTTACCTGGAATCATCAAAAAAAAGCATAGCAGACGCTGAGGGGAAATATCAGAATAAAGCGAAACAACAACAGATAGACGAGCAAAAAAGTGAACTTGAATTTGTCAGAAAGCAACGGTTATGGCTTACAGCCGCGGCGTTGATGTTTATACTAATCGCCGCTTTGCTCATTGTGATCTATCGCAACAAACAAAAGTCGGCTGCGAATCTTAATGCAAAAAATATAGAACTTGGACGAGTGATTGTTGCACTTGAAGAAGCGAACAAAACGAAAGCGAAGCTATTCGGAATTCTCAGCCACGACCTTCGTTCGCCGATCAGCCAGGTATATCAGTTTCTTAAATTGCAGAAATTAAACCCTGGCTTATTAACTGAAATTCAAAAAAAAGAATTGAGTCATAAGATCGAAACAGCCACTGCTTCCTTATTAGAGACGATGGAAGAATTACTTGTTTGGTCAAAAACGCAAATGAATTCTTTCAACTTCGATATCAGACCTGTGGAGGTATTTTCATTAGTGAAGAATTCACTGAATTTGCTGCAACTCAATATTGAAGCCAATCAAACTATAATTGAGAACGCTATTCCAGAAGATCTGATTATCCAGACAGATGAATATTTTCTTCAGACAATTCTTCGGAATTTGTTACAGAATGCAATCAAGGCCTCTGGTGAAAATGGTGAAATTCATATCAGCTACCAAGAAGAATCAAGCGGGAGCGCCATTGTCATAGCAAATACAGGGAACGAATTCTCGCAGGATGACTACGAGTCTGCGCTGGTAATGGATCTACTGCATCAAGGACTCAATGGCCTTGGGTTGAAACTGGTTGATGAATTGTCAGTCAGGATTGGCGCACGTGTATCTTTTTCCAGGCTGAACAGCAGAACGTTGGCTACAATCCTTTTTCCTAACTAA
- the glgB gene encoding 1,4-alpha-glucan branching protein GlgB, with amino-acid sequence MAKSTKKKTELPSPISVDNGLAAKRHQLGPVEAVSRFTDFDIHLFRQGKHFKLYEKLGAHVIEHQGVIGTYFAVWAPNARFISVIGNFNGWNKETHALTARWDSSGIWEGWIPDVGVGEVYKFLVVTAEGEHLEKSDPFAFWCEVGPRTASIVFDTWYEWTDTQWMQDRKEKNKLNAPISVYEVHLGSWQRDPSDPDRHITFKEIAESLVPYVKEMGFTHVELMPVMEHPYAPSWGYQITGYFSVASRLGTPQELMYLINALHEAGIGVYVDWVPSHFPGDIHGLYRFDGTALYEHDDPKKGYHPDWKSYIFNYGRNEVRSFLISNALFWLDRYHTDGLRVDAVASMLYLDYSRKHGEWIPNEFGGRENLEAISLLREMNIAAYSAFPDIQTIAEESTAFPGVSRPVFVGGLGFGMKWMMGWMNDTLKYFEKDTSFRKWHQDMLTFSLVYSFSENFMLPLSHDEVVYGKKSMLSKMPGDEWQKFANLRVLYTYMFTHPGTKLMFMGSEFGQTSEWNFQQSLDWHLLELAPHQGMQACVKALNHLYRTEPAMYEFTFSSEGFEWIDTQDRENSVLIYSRKSRDYKQNIVVILNLTPVPRQGYRVGVLSEGEWVEIFNSDSEEFYGSGQINTQPVTAEKENWHGRAYSLRLDLPPLGATVLKLKKE; translated from the coding sequence ATGGCAAAATCAACCAAGAAGAAAACAGAACTCCCTTCTCCTATTTCTGTGGACAACGGCCTGGCAGCAAAACGGCATCAGCTTGGTCCCGTGGAAGCAGTGAGCCGGTTTACTGATTTTGATATTCACCTTTTCCGCCAGGGGAAACATTTCAAACTCTACGAAAAACTGGGCGCCCATGTCATAGAACATCAGGGCGTGATAGGTACCTACTTCGCTGTCTGGGCTCCTAACGCCCGTTTTATTTCGGTGATCGGTAATTTTAACGGATGGAATAAAGAAACCCATGCCCTTACAGCCCGCTGGGACAGCAGCGGTATCTGGGAAGGCTGGATACCCGACGTAGGCGTGGGCGAGGTATATAAATTCCTGGTCGTTACGGCGGAAGGGGAACATCTCGAAAAATCTGACCCGTTTGCATTCTGGTGCGAGGTGGGCCCCCGTACGGCTTCCATCGTGTTTGATACCTGGTACGAATGGACCGATACCCAATGGATGCAGGACCGGAAGGAAAAAAATAAGCTGAATGCACCTATTTCGGTCTATGAAGTCCATTTAGGCTCATGGCAAAGGGATCCGTCAGACCCTGACCGCCATATTACTTTTAAGGAAATTGCCGAATCGCTGGTGCCCTATGTCAAGGAAATGGGTTTCACACACGTAGAACTGATGCCCGTGATGGAGCACCCGTATGCCCCGTCGTGGGGGTATCAGATCACTGGTTATTTCTCTGTCGCATCTCGACTGGGTACTCCGCAGGAACTGATGTATCTGATCAACGCCCTGCATGAGGCTGGGATTGGAGTTTATGTGGATTGGGTACCTTCCCATTTTCCTGGCGACATCCACGGATTGTATCGTTTCGACGGTACTGCCTTGTATGAGCACGACGACCCTAAGAAAGGATACCATCCCGACTGGAAGAGCTATATTTTTAACTATGGCAGAAACGAGGTACGCTCATTTTTGATCAGCAATGCCCTCTTCTGGCTCGACCGGTATCATACCGATGGCCTTCGCGTGGATGCCGTTGCTTCCATGTTATATCTTGATTATTCAAGAAAACACGGTGAATGGATCCCGAATGAATTCGGTGGTCGTGAAAACCTGGAAGCAATTTCACTTCTCAGGGAAATGAATATTGCCGCCTATTCGGCCTTTCCTGATATCCAGACAATCGCAGAAGAATCCACTGCATTCCCGGGTGTATCAAGGCCGGTTTTTGTGGGGGGCCTTGGTTTTGGAATGAAATGGATGATGGGCTGGATGAACGATACCCTGAAATATTTTGAAAAAGACACCTCATTCAGGAAATGGCACCAGGATATGCTCACGTTCAGTCTCGTATATTCCTTTTCCGAAAACTTTATGCTGCCCCTCTCCCACGATGAGGTAGTGTACGGTAAAAAATCAATGCTTAGTAAAATGCCCGGCGATGAATGGCAAAAGTTTGCTAACCTCCGGGTGTTATATACCTATATGTTCACTCATCCGGGCACGAAACTGATGTTCATGGGAAGTGAATTCGGGCAAACCTCGGAGTGGAATTTCCAGCAAAGCCTTGACTGGCACTTACTGGAACTGGCACCTCATCAGGGTATGCAGGCTTGTGTAAAAGCGCTGAATCACCTTTACCGGACCGAACCCGCCATGTACGAATTCACGTTCAGCAGCGAGGGTTTCGAATGGATTGATACCCAAGATCGCGAGAACTCGGTACTGATTTATTCCCGTAAGTCCAGGGATTACAAACAGAACATTGTGGTGATCCTCAATCTTACGCCGGTCCCCCGTCAGGGCTACCGTGTTGGGGTACTTTCCGAAGGCGAATGGGTCGAAATTTTCAACTCCGACAGCGAAGAGTTTTATGGCAGCGGACAGATAAACACCCAGCCAGTGACCGCCGAAAAAGAAAACTGGCATGGAAGAGCCTATTCGCTCAGACTGGATCTCCCGCCACTGGGGGCAACCGTTTTGAAATTGAAAAAGGAATAA
- the istA gene encoding IS21 family transposase, translated as MANKSLSMQKIRQILLLLSRGHSERSIAKQTQVSRPTIHHYSVIFSSAGSDYNYSTLMELTDQELNLLVEGGKSGKVQVPDLRKVHFFEQADYFISELRKVGVTRYLLWQEYLEAYPDGFQYSRFCELLDSAMSTRKPSMHLYHIPAELMEVDFAGSKLHYVDQDSGEVIECPVLVGVLPFSGYSFVQALVDASLPQVVSALNNMLDYLGGVPLNAISDNMKQWVSKTCRYEPTFPEMLQQWAVHNHIGLLATRPASPKDKASVENQVLITYRRIYALLRNTTFHSLAEINTGIMQKLEEHHRKNFQKKTYSRQELFVSQEQGLLQALPDTVYHLRHYTRGKVHKNYHVVIGEDWHFYSVPFTYVGKEVRIVYDSDHVEIYYGHGRIALHTRNFKSHGYSTQLEHMPENHKIIAQQKGWDPEYYLRKASENGPSTRAFFDELMKSKITIHQAYGPCLGILRLVKEHGGDRVEAACKRALQGHKYNYGVINTILENNMDLLAEASEAHSPIPAHNNLRGAENYKTK; from the coding sequence ATGGCTAACAAATCCCTTAGTATGCAAAAAATACGTCAAATACTGTTGCTTCTTTCGCGCGGTCATTCAGAGCGATCCATAGCGAAACAGACCCAGGTCTCACGGCCTACAATTCATCATTACAGCGTTATATTCTCGAGTGCTGGGAGTGATTATAATTATAGCACACTCATGGAGCTTACCGACCAGGAGTTAAATTTGCTGGTTGAAGGCGGCAAGTCAGGTAAGGTGCAAGTTCCTGATCTTCGCAAAGTACATTTTTTTGAGCAGGCGGACTACTTCATTTCGGAGCTCAGAAAGGTCGGTGTGACACGCTATCTGCTTTGGCAGGAATACCTGGAGGCTTATCCAGATGGTTTTCAATATTCGCGGTTCTGTGAGTTGCTGGATTCTGCCATGAGTACCAGAAAGCCCAGCATGCATTTATACCATATTCCAGCAGAGCTGATGGAGGTCGATTTTGCAGGCTCCAAGCTTCATTATGTTGATCAGGATAGTGGCGAGGTAATCGAATGCCCTGTGCTTGTCGGTGTGCTTCCTTTTAGCGGCTACTCTTTTGTTCAGGCTCTTGTGGATGCGAGTCTTCCACAAGTCGTATCGGCTTTGAACAATATGCTGGATTATCTAGGTGGTGTACCCCTAAACGCTATCTCGGATAACATGAAACAGTGGGTGAGTAAAACCTGCCGATACGAACCTACCTTCCCAGAGATGCTTCAGCAATGGGCTGTTCACAATCACATCGGTTTACTCGCTACGCGACCTGCCTCACCGAAGGATAAGGCATCTGTAGAGAACCAGGTTCTGATCACGTACCGACGTATTTATGCGCTTCTGCGAAATACCACCTTCCATAGTCTGGCGGAGATAAATACAGGAATTATGCAAAAACTGGAAGAGCATCACCGGAAGAATTTTCAGAAGAAAACTTACAGCAGACAAGAACTTTTCGTCTCTCAGGAGCAAGGTTTATTACAGGCTTTGCCTGATACAGTCTACCATCTGAGACATTACACCCGCGGTAAAGTACATAAAAACTACCATGTAGTTATTGGGGAAGACTGGCACTTTTACAGCGTGCCTTTTACCTATGTTGGAAAAGAAGTCCGGATTGTTTACGACAGTGATCATGTAGAAATATATTATGGACATGGACGTATTGCGCTGCATACCAGAAACTTTAAGAGTCATGGATACAGTACCCAGTTGGAGCACATGCCTGAAAATCATAAAATAATAGCGCAGCAAAAAGGATGGGATCCGGAATACTACCTCAGAAAGGCTTCTGAAAACGGCCCATCTACCCGTGCTTTTTTCGATGAGTTGATGAAGAGCAAGATCACCATTCACCAAGCCTATGGTCCCTGCCTGGGCATACTCAGGTTGGTGAAAGAGCACGGAGGGGACAGAGTCGAAGCAGCCTGCAAAAGAGCCCTGCAAGGCCATAAGTACAACTATGGTGTAATCAATACCATCCTGGAAAACAACATGGATCTTCTGGCAGAAGCCAGTGAAGCTCATTCGCCAATCCCTGCACATAATAATCTCAGAGGAGCGGAGAACTACAAAACAAAGTAA
- a CDS encoding IS256 family transposase encodes MEKTEFEQMRDKALEQLMKGQSLTGKDGVFAPLLQQFLESALESEMNAHLSEQERESGNKRNGKGSKRLKTMSGEITLTTPEDRKSSFSPQIVKKRETVLADNLAPQIIGLYSKGMSFRDISDHIQQMYDVEISHATLSEITERVIPQVKEWQSRPLESLYTIVWLDAMHYKVRDGGRVVTRAVYNVLGVNRHGYKDLIGMYVSESEGANFWLSVLTDLKSRGVKDILIACTDNLTGFSEAILASFPESEIQSCIIHQIRNSLKYVASKDQKTFMQDLKTVYQAPTKDKAELELDKLNDKWGPKYPVVIKSWQNNWHKLSTYFAYDEQIRRLIYTTNAVEGFHRQVRKITKTKGAFPNDMALLKLIYLAVENISRKWTSPLQNWALTAQQLHIKFGDRMRMDL; translated from the coding sequence ATGGAAAAGACAGAATTCGAACAGATGCGCGACAAGGCGCTGGAACAGTTGATGAAAGGACAATCGTTGACTGGTAAAGACGGGGTCTTCGCTCCGCTACTTCAACAATTTTTGGAAAGTGCTCTTGAGTCAGAAATGAATGCTCATCTCAGTGAGCAGGAGCGGGAATCCGGTAACAAACGCAATGGCAAAGGCAGCAAACGCTTAAAGACTATGTCTGGTGAAATTACTCTGACTACGCCAGAAGACCGAAAGAGCAGCTTTTCCCCACAAATTGTCAAGAAACGCGAAACGGTCCTGGCTGATAACCTCGCTCCTCAAATTATTGGATTATACAGTAAGGGCATGAGTTTTCGCGATATATCTGATCACATTCAACAGATGTATGACGTTGAAATATCTCATGCAACACTCTCCGAAATCACAGAAAGAGTAATTCCGCAAGTCAAGGAATGGCAAAGTAGGCCACTAGAAAGCCTTTACACCATTGTTTGGTTGGATGCTATGCATTATAAGGTGCGAGATGGAGGCCGGGTCGTGACACGGGCTGTCTACAATGTGCTTGGTGTGAATCGACATGGCTATAAAGACTTGATTGGCATGTATGTCTCAGAAAGCGAGGGCGCTAACTTCTGGCTTTCAGTACTTACAGATCTGAAATCCAGGGGAGTGAAAGATATTTTGATAGCTTGTACCGATAATCTTACTGGCTTTTCCGAGGCAATATTGGCGTCATTCCCGGAATCGGAAATTCAAAGTTGCATCATTCATCAGATCAGAAATTCGCTTAAATACGTCGCTTCTAAGGATCAAAAAACTTTCATGCAAGACCTAAAAACGGTCTACCAGGCGCCCACGAAAGATAAAGCAGAGTTAGAGCTGGATAAACTCAACGATAAATGGGGCCCCAAATATCCGGTTGTGATCAAATCTTGGCAGAATAATTGGCATAAACTGTCAACCTATTTTGCTTATGATGAGCAAATTAGAAGACTTATTTACACGACCAATGCCGTAGAAGGCTTTCATAGGCAAGTCAGAAAAATTACAAAAACAAAAGGTGCCTTCCCTAATGATATGGCCCTGTTAAAATTGATCTATCTGGCGGTTGAGAATATAAGTCGGAAGTGGACCTCCCCTTTACAAAATTGGGCACTTACCGCCCAACAATTGCATATCAAATTTGGCGACAGAATGCGGATGGACCTTTAA
- a CDS encoding LysR family transcriptional regulator → MNYTLNQLRIFLAVVKSQSVTKASEELHLSQPAVSIQLKNFEAQFDIPLTEVIGRKIYITDFGREIATAAESIIEQVHAINYKTLAYKGGMTGKLKISVVSTGKYVMPFFLSDFLSKHAGIELLLDVTNKNRVLESLENNEIDFALVSILPTTINIDRLDLLPNRLFLVGKAGQKVKIKNDVKEQFQSLPLIFREKGSGTRLAMERFFSEQNITVVKKMELTSNEAVKQAILAGLGYSIMPLIGIRNELSNHELEIINVQGLPIKTTWSLVWLAEKKHSPASLSFLEFVSSRKSAIVEQNFSWCEPYYN, encoded by the coding sequence ATGAATTATACCCTGAACCAACTTCGAATATTTTTAGCTGTCGTAAAATCCCAGAGTGTTACCAAAGCGTCAGAAGAGCTTCATTTATCTCAGCCAGCCGTATCTATTCAGCTTAAAAACTTCGAAGCACAATTCGACATCCCCCTGACCGAGGTAATAGGAAGGAAGATATACATCACTGACTTCGGACGTGAGATCGCTACGGCAGCAGAGAGCATTATTGAACAGGTGCACGCTATTAATTACAAAACACTGGCATATAAAGGGGGAATGACCGGAAAGCTGAAAATCTCCGTTGTATCGACCGGAAAGTATGTGATGCCATTCTTTCTTTCTGACTTCCTTTCCAAGCATGCAGGAATTGAACTGTTACTGGATGTAACCAACAAGAATAGAGTCCTTGAAAGCTTAGAAAATAACGAGATAGATTTTGCCCTTGTTTCTATTTTACCGACTACTATCAATATTGACCGGCTGGATCTTCTGCCCAATCGGCTTTTTCTTGTTGGTAAGGCTGGGCAAAAAGTCAAGATTAAAAATGATGTAAAGGAACAGTTTCAAAGCTTGCCTTTAATTTTTCGGGAAAAGGGCTCTGGTACCCGACTAGCCATGGAACGCTTTTTCTCTGAACAGAATATTACTGTTGTCAAAAAAATGGAGCTTACTTCTAATGAAGCAGTTAAACAAGCCATTTTGGCAGGATTGGGTTATTCGATTATGCCTTTGATAGGTATCAGAAATGAACTAAGTAATCATGAACTGGAAATAATAAACGTTCAGGGGTTACCCATAAAGACAACGTGGAGCCTGGTCTGGCTTGCAGAAAAGAAGCATTCTCCGGCGTCTTTATCTTTTTTGGAATTTGTGAGTAGTCGAAAATCTGCCATTGTTGAGCAGAATTTTAGTTGGTGTGAGCCATATTATAATTAA